Proteins from a single region of Lysinibacillus sp. JNUCC-52:
- a CDS encoding Asp23/Gls24 family envelope stress response protein → MAEKVGQSFVQPTPSGKEELGKIEVAAEVIEIVAGIAVNEVEGIAATRGNIATGVVERFGKKVHNKGIKSGVTENGEIAIDVFCSVKYGYAIPKVAKDVQTQIRQAILNMTALETAEVNVHITGIHFEKEEVMIQ, encoded by the coding sequence ATGGCAGAGAAAGTAGGACAATCTTTCGTACAACCAACTCCTTCTGGTAAAGAAGAGCTTGGGAAAATTGAAGTAGCTGCAGAAGTGATTGAAATTGTAGCTGGAATCGCGGTTAACGAGGTAGAGGGTATCGCAGCAACTCGTGGCAATATTGCAACTGGCGTCGTTGAACGTTTCGGTAAAAAAGTACACAATAAAGGCATTAAATCAGGTGTCACAGAAAATGGAGAAATCGCTATTGATGTATTTTGCTCTGTAAAATATGGCTATGCGATTCCGAAAGTGGCAAAGGATGTACAAACGCAAATTCGCCAAGCAATTTTAAATATGACTGCACTTGAAACAGCCGAGGTGAATGTACATATTACAGGTATTCACTTCGAAAAAGAGGAAGTAATGATACAATAA
- a CDS encoding MFS transporter gives MNKKQALTLTILLSNLFIAFLGIGLVIPVLPTIMNELNITGSVVGYMVAAFAITQLIVSPIAGRLVDRVGRKVMIVVGLIIFGLSELLFGMGRSIEILFISRMLGGVSAAFIMPAVTAFIADITTMAQRPKALGYMSAAISTGFIIGPGLGGFLAEFGTRIPFYAAGVLGFIAAILSFTLLKEPTRAMDDTEAAPSILSSAKRVFSPLYFIAFVLIFVLSFGLAAFESLFSLFVDHKFAFTPSDIAIIITGSGIIGALAQLLLFDWLTKKMGEINVIRYSLILSAVLTFAMTMVNHYFAILFVTFFIFVGFDLIRPAVTSYLSKIAGNEQGFVGGMNSMFTSLGNIFGPIIGGMLFDIDLNYPYYFATIVLVFGIILAFFWRKPKDIAL, from the coding sequence ATGAACAAGAAACAAGCTTTAACCTTAACTATTTTGTTATCCAATTTATTCATTGCCTTTTTAGGGATAGGATTGGTTATTCCCGTATTGCCAACTATCATGAATGAACTGAATATAACAGGCTCTGTCGTTGGCTATATGGTTGCAGCATTTGCCATTACCCAACTTATTGTATCGCCAATCGCAGGAAGACTAGTCGATCGCGTTGGTCGAAAAGTTATGATTGTTGTTGGTCTAATTATTTTTGGACTTTCAGAACTTTTATTCGGGATGGGCCGCTCAATTGAAATTTTATTTATATCACGCATGCTTGGTGGTGTAAGTGCTGCTTTTATCATGCCCGCAGTAACTGCATTTATCGCCGATATCACAACAATGGCACAGCGTCCAAAAGCACTCGGCTATATGAGTGCAGCGATTAGCACTGGTTTTATTATCGGACCAGGACTCGGTGGATTTTTAGCAGAATTCGGCACACGTATACCTTTTTACGCTGCAGGTGTACTCGGTTTTATAGCGGCAATATTATCGTTTACACTATTAAAAGAACCTACACGTGCAATGGATGACACTGAAGCTGCTCCATCTATTTTAAGCAGTGCAAAGCGTGTTTTTAGTCCTTTATACTTTATCGCGTTTGTGCTTATTTTTGTCCTTTCCTTTGGTCTAGCAGCATTCGAATCACTCTTTAGTTTATTCGTCGATCATAAATTTGCATTTACACCATCGGATATTGCCATTATTATTACCGGAAGTGGAATTATTGGCGCACTTGCACAGTTGTTATTATTTGATTGGCTTACAAAGAAAATGGGCGAAATCAACGTAATTCGATACTCACTCATCCTTTCTGCTGTACTGACATTTGCGATGACAATGGTTAATCATTATTTCGCCATATTATTTGTTACATTCTTTATTTTTGTTGGCTTCGATTTAATCAGACCTGCCGTTACTTCTTATTTATCTAAAATCGCGGGGAATGAGCAAGGCTTTGTCGGAGGAATGAACTCAATGTTCACAAGTCTCGGAAATATTTTTGGACCAATCATTGGAGGCATGTTATTCGACATTGATTTAAACTATCCATATTACTTCGCTACAATCGTCTTAGTTTTCGGTATTATCCTCGCATTTTTCTGGAGGAAACCAAAAGATATCGCTTTATAA
- a CDS encoding MerR family transcriptional regulator: MKEHYYTIGEVAKLANLSVQTLRYYDQIDLFKPAYTDSASNYRYYKDSQIFYLDIIKSLKYIGTSLEDIKKALMLTSEELLGFLEHQEQRLEEKISRLNEVKYTLLKTKKQMQEQIEIPIFGEVYTRFEEEMPILQVTTTELTPTSSTNTYYGTLTKIIENEGSVLNSRYGCIFPLAHYQDVNDIIYDAIFTPLLTERTFSKLSANVKQTIVPGGKYACIAFIYHPDTYFSFYEKLKKHVDSQKASFESTVYEFYMPTTISSEREKKFIVELKIRQNAI; this comes from the coding sequence ATGAAAGAACATTATTATACTATTGGTGAGGTCGCAAAATTAGCAAATCTATCTGTGCAAACACTGCGATATTATGACCAAATTGATTTGTTTAAACCTGCTTATACAGATTCCGCTAGCAATTATCGCTATTATAAAGATAGTCAGATTTTTTATTTAGATATCATTAAATCGCTCAAATACATTGGCACATCGCTAGAGGATATAAAAAAGGCACTTATGCTGACATCTGAGGAGCTACTTGGCTTTTTAGAACACCAAGAGCAACGTTTGGAGGAGAAAATTTCACGACTCAACGAAGTGAAATATACCTTATTAAAAACGAAAAAACAGATGCAAGAGCAAATTGAAATTCCAATCTTCGGAGAGGTATATACACGTTTTGAAGAAGAAATGCCTATATTACAAGTTACTACGACTGAACTTACGCCTACATCTAGCACCAATACGTATTATGGAACATTAACAAAAATCATTGAAAACGAAGGAAGTGTCTTAAATAGTCGATATGGATGTATTTTTCCGCTCGCGCATTATCAAGATGTGAATGATATTATTTATGATGCAATATTCACACCACTATTAACGGAACGGACTTTTTCTAAACTGTCTGCTAACGTAAAGCAAACGATTGTACCAGGAGGTAAGTATGCTTGCATCGCTTTTATTTACCATCCCGATACGTATTTTTCTTTTTATGAAAAGCTTAAAAAACATGTAGATTCTCAGAAAGCATCATTTGAATCAACCGTTTACGAATTTTATATGCCTACAACAATTTCATCTGAGCGTGAAAAGAAATTTATTGTCGAATTAAAAATTAGACAAAATGCTATTTAG
- the nusB gene encoding transcription antitermination factor NusB codes for MKRHEAREKALQVLFQLDNTDLTVEEAKEHIKGQPTNAFYEKIINGTAEHLEEIDAALSQHLEKWSLARLPKIERTVLRLAVYELLYMQETPKRVVLNEAIELCKTFGDDGSSKFVNGVLSKFTEQ; via the coding sequence ATGAAACGACATGAAGCACGTGAAAAAGCGTTGCAAGTTTTGTTTCAGCTAGACAATACTGATCTTACAGTCGAAGAAGCAAAAGAACATATTAAAGGTCAACCTACAAATGCTTTCTACGAAAAGATTATTAATGGAACAGCTGAACATTTAGAGGAAATTGATGCGGCATTATCGCAGCATCTAGAAAAGTGGTCACTTGCCCGTCTACCGAAAATTGAGAGAACAGTTTTAAGACTAGCTGTATATGAACTTTTATACATGCAAGAAACACCAAAAAGAGTAGTACTTAATGAAGCAATCGAGTTATGCAAAACATTTGGAGACGATGGTTCGTCGAAATTTGTCAATGGCGTACTTTCTAAATTTACAGAACAATAA
- the folD gene encoding bifunctional methylenetetrahydrofolate dehydrogenase/methenyltetrahydrofolate cyclohydrolase FolD, with the protein MSSAIINGKEIGQEIRNSVAERVARLKEQGLTPGLAVVLVGDNQASATYVRNKQKSCEAIGMFSELIKLPEETTQDELLVQIELLNTREDIHGILVQLPLPKHIDENIVIATIAVEKDVDGFSPVSVGKMMLGQETFLPCTPFGVMKLLEYSGIEIAGKHAVIVGRSHIVGKPMGQLLLQKDATVTYTHSKTPDLPSFTKQADILIAAVGRANFITKEHVKEGAVVIDVGINRDENNKLCGDVNFTEVDGIASHITPVPGGVGPMTITMLLFNTVQAAEIKLAKIK; encoded by the coding sequence ATGTCAAGTGCAATTATTAATGGTAAAGAGATTGGTCAAGAAATTCGTAATTCAGTAGCAGAGCGCGTTGCTCGATTAAAAGAGCAAGGATTAACACCAGGCTTAGCAGTTGTTCTAGTAGGGGACAACCAAGCTTCGGCTACATATGTGAGAAATAAGCAAAAATCTTGTGAAGCGATTGGGATGTTTTCGGAGTTAATTAAACTACCTGAGGAAACGACACAAGACGAGCTTTTAGTGCAAATTGAATTATTAAATACTCGTGAAGATATTCATGGGATTTTAGTACAATTACCACTGCCAAAACATATTGATGAGAATATTGTTATAGCTACAATCGCTGTTGAAAAAGACGTTGATGGCTTCTCGCCTGTCAGCGTTGGGAAGATGATGCTTGGCCAAGAAACATTTTTACCATGTACACCGTTTGGCGTGATGAAACTTCTTGAATATTCAGGGATTGAAATCGCAGGTAAGCATGCAGTAATTGTTGGTAGAAGTCATATCGTAGGGAAACCGATGGGCCAACTATTATTACAAAAAGATGCAACAGTGACATATACACATTCAAAAACACCAGATTTACCTTCATTCACAAAACAAGCGGATATTTTAATTGCAGCGGTTGGTCGTGCGAATTTTATTACAAAAGAGCATGTCAAAGAAGGGGCTGTTGTTATTGATGTCGGTATTAACCGTGATGAAAACAACAAACTTTGCGGAGATGTAAACTTTACAGAGGTTGACGGTATTGCATCTCACATTACACCAGTACCAGGCGGTGTAGGACCGATGACAATCACAATGTTACTCTTCAACACAGTGCAGGCAGCAGAAATAAAACTTGCAAAAATAAAGTAA
- the xseA gene encoding exodeoxyribonuclease VII large subunit: MSSASSYLTVKALTKYIKRKFDADPHLREVYVKGELSNVKVHQSGHIYFTLKDDGARIAATMFKTAATKLAFEPKDGMQVFIRGDVNVYEGYGTYQLYVQEMQPDGIGSLFVAFNQLKEQLQKEGLFKPEWKQPIPKFPEKIGVLTSTTGAAIRDICTTLKRRYPLAEIIIYPTLVQGAQAAPSIVQNIERANQDAICDVLLVGRGGGSIEDLWAFNEEVVARAIFDSRIPIISAVGHETDTTIADFVADLRAPTPTAAAEMAVPDQQELYQRVLTQKSQLHQIVRAQLITERQRLNKLQQSYPLAMPDRLYRPFTERLAQLETTLQKAMQVDLMKKEAKLQKLHSAVEQQSPKKALVFHQRELEHRIQQLTRSASQYVTKQKQQFEASVRTLEALNPLAILTRGFTVAYKDDKVLKSSTDLKRQDQLTLSFHDGKVIAEVTNVLPNNKEE; the protein is encoded by the coding sequence ATGTCATCAGCTTCTTCATATTTAACTGTAAAAGCGTTAACGAAATATATTAAACGAAAATTCGATGCTGATCCACATCTGCGTGAAGTGTATGTCAAAGGTGAACTATCAAATGTGAAAGTACACCAATCTGGACATATTTACTTTACTTTAAAAGATGATGGGGCACGTATTGCTGCAACGATGTTTAAAACCGCAGCAACAAAATTAGCTTTTGAGCCAAAAGATGGCATGCAAGTATTTATCCGAGGCGATGTAAACGTTTACGAGGGCTATGGTACATATCAATTATATGTGCAGGAAATGCAACCAGATGGTATCGGTAGCTTATTTGTTGCCTTTAACCAACTGAAAGAACAGCTTCAAAAAGAAGGTCTTTTTAAACCTGAATGGAAGCAGCCAATTCCGAAGTTTCCTGAAAAAATCGGTGTTTTAACGTCCACTACTGGTGCAGCAATTCGTGATATTTGTACAACATTAAAACGACGCTATCCACTTGCTGAAATAATCATTTATCCAACACTTGTACAAGGAGCACAAGCTGCGCCTAGTATCGTTCAAAATATCGAACGAGCTAATCAAGATGCAATATGTGATGTATTGTTAGTTGGACGTGGTGGGGGATCTATTGAAGATCTATGGGCGTTTAATGAAGAAGTAGTTGCACGCGCCATATTTGACAGTCGGATTCCAATTATTAGCGCAGTAGGGCATGAAACCGATACGACGATTGCCGATTTTGTGGCAGATTTGCGTGCGCCGACTCCTACTGCAGCAGCTGAAATGGCTGTTCCTGATCAGCAGGAGCTATATCAACGAGTATTGACGCAAAAATCACAGCTCCACCAAATTGTGAGGGCGCAACTTATAACAGAACGACAACGTCTAAATAAGCTACAGCAGTCTTATCCTTTAGCGATGCCAGATAGATTGTATCGACCATTTACAGAACGCTTAGCACAGCTTGAGACGACTTTACAAAAAGCAATGCAAGTTGATTTGATGAAAAAAGAAGCTAAGCTACAAAAATTGCATAGCGCTGTGGAGCAGCAATCACCGAAAAAGGCACTTGTTTTTCATCAAAGAGAGTTGGAACACCGTATTCAGCAGCTAACACGTTCAGCTTCACAATATGTGACAAAGCAGAAGCAACAATTTGAGGCATCTGTGCGAACACTTGAAGCTTTAAATCCACTTGCTATTTTAACGAGGGGATTTACTGTAGCCTACAAAGATGACAAAGTGTTGAAATCGTCTACTGACTTAAAGCGGCAGGACCAACTAACACTGTCCTTCCACGATGGGAAAGTAATTGCCGAAGTGACAAATGTCTTGCCAAATAATAAGGAGGAATAG
- the xseB gene encoding exodeoxyribonuclease VII small subunit, producing MAKKQQTFAEAMTALEEIVRQLEQGDVPLENAIDLYKQGMELSQFCHSKLQHAEEQLISIVQETGETTAFDPLKGEN from the coding sequence ATGGCGAAAAAGCAACAAACATTCGCAGAAGCAATGACGGCACTTGAAGAAATAGTCCGCCAATTAGAACAAGGTGATGTACCATTAGAGAATGCGATTGATTTATATAAACAGGGCATGGAGCTTTCTCAATTTTGCCATAGCAAACTACAGCATGCCGAAGAACAACTAATTTCAATTGTCCAAGAGACAGGTGAAACAACAGCATTTGATCCGCTAAAGGGAGAGAACTAG
- a CDS encoding polyprenyl synthetase family protein translates to MNEQLKHFIQSNTPQVEAEMFALVEKIDAPTNLKESMLYSLKAGGKRIRPLFVLAVLEQYGKDSKAGLTVGAVIEMIHTYSLIHDDLPSMDNDDFRRGKPTNHKVFGEALATLAGDALNTLAFGILARMDIAAEQRIELVNLLSVAAGAEGMVGGQVLDMEGEQRQLNLTELEHVHVNKTGALLRFSIESGAVLANVSQEERATLKEYAHHIGLAFQIQDDILDIEGTTEELGKTAGKDVASDKSTYPALLTLAGAKEKLADHYQLAIAALEKLQVDVSLLREFAAYIVHRKN, encoded by the coding sequence ATGAACGAACAATTAAAACATTTTATTCAAAGCAACACACCACAAGTAGAAGCTGAAATGTTTGCACTTGTTGAAAAAATTGACGCACCGACCAATTTAAAAGAGTCGATGCTATATTCATTAAAAGCAGGAGGCAAGCGTATTCGCCCACTGTTTGTATTAGCAGTTTTAGAACAATACGGGAAAGACAGTAAAGCAGGGCTGACAGTCGGTGCCGTTATTGAAATGATTCATACGTATTCTTTAATACACGATGATCTACCAAGCATGGACAACGATGATTTCCGTCGTGGTAAACCAACTAACCATAAAGTATTTGGTGAGGCGCTAGCAACACTTGCAGGTGACGCATTAAATACATTAGCATTTGGCATTTTAGCGCGCATGGATATTGCGGCAGAGCAACGAATAGAACTAGTAAATCTTCTAAGCGTAGCAGCTGGTGCAGAAGGAATGGTTGGCGGTCAAGTATTGGATATGGAAGGTGAGCAACGCCAGCTTAACTTAACTGAACTAGAGCATGTCCATGTTAATAAAACTGGAGCTCTATTAAGATTCAGTATTGAATCAGGTGCAGTTCTAGCTAATGTTTCGCAAGAAGAACGAGCTACTTTAAAGGAATATGCACATCACATCGGCTTAGCCTTCCAAATTCAAGACGATATTTTAGATATTGAAGGAACAACAGAAGAATTAGGCAAAACTGCAGGAAAGGATGTTGCTAGTGATAAAAGCACATATCCTGCATTATTAACTTTAGCGGGTGCTAAAGAAAAACTTGCTGACCATTATCAGCTCGCAATAGCAGCGCTTGAGAAGCTACAAGTAGATGTAAGCTTACTGCGTGAGTTTGCAGCCTATATTGTTCATCGTAAAAACTAA
- the dxs gene encoding 1-deoxy-D-xylulose-5-phosphate synthase — protein MDLNNISSPSFLKNLDKKGLEQLAKEIRTFLIEKCSVTGGHIGPNLGVVELTIMLHKMFDSPKDKFLWDVGHQAYVHKILTGRASQFDTLRQFKGLCGFPKLVESEHDEWETGHSSTSLSAAMGMAAARDIKNEKNFVVPIIGDGALTGGMALEALNHIGHAKTNMIVILNDNEMSIAPNVGALHNVLGRLRTAKEYSKAKEELESLINKIPVLGGKLASTAERLKDSLKYLVVSGVFFEELGFKYLGPIDGHDFEALETTLSYAKKVKGPVLVHVITKKGKGYKPAEDDTIGNWHGTGPYKMETGAFVKSETKGPAWSSLIAETVRKIAHEDERVVTITPAMPVGSKLQGIQKDFPKRFFDVGIAEQHAATMAAGLATQKMKPFLAIYSTFLQRAYDQVLHDIARPNLNVFIGIDRAGLVGADGETHQGVFDIAFLRHIPNMAIMMPKDENEGQHMVKTAIDYNGGPIALRYPRGNGIGVPLDDELMALPIGSWEVLREGKDATILTFGTTIPMAMEAALMLAQQGIEIEVVNARFIKPMDEDMLHRIFTSNKPVLTIEEAVLRGGFGSGVLEFAHDHSYLNAIIDRMGIPDQFIEHGNVDQLLEEIHMTAEDTVARMQVLLQQKQQVGLNK, from the coding sequence GTGGATTTAAACAACATTTCTAGTCCATCCTTTTTAAAAAACTTAGATAAGAAAGGCCTTGAACAGCTTGCAAAAGAGATTCGAACTTTCTTAATCGAAAAATGTTCTGTCACAGGTGGTCATATTGGACCAAACCTAGGTGTTGTGGAGCTTACAATTATGCTTCATAAAATGTTTGACAGTCCAAAAGATAAGTTTTTATGGGATGTTGGCCACCAAGCTTACGTGCATAAAATTTTGACAGGTCGTGCGAGTCAATTTGACACATTACGTCAGTTCAAAGGGCTTTGTGGTTTTCCGAAGCTTGTGGAGAGTGAACATGATGAATGGGAAACAGGTCATAGCTCGACATCGTTGTCAGCAGCCATGGGTATGGCAGCAGCACGTGATATAAAAAATGAGAAAAACTTCGTCGTACCGATTATTGGGGACGGTGCTTTAACAGGCGGTATGGCGCTTGAAGCTTTAAATCATATTGGGCATGCAAAAACAAACATGATTGTCATTTTAAATGATAATGAAATGTCCATCGCTCCGAACGTTGGAGCATTACACAATGTATTAGGACGTTTACGTACTGCTAAAGAATATTCAAAAGCAAAAGAAGAGCTAGAATCGTTAATCAATAAAATTCCTGTTCTAGGTGGTAAGCTTGCTTCCACTGCTGAACGTTTGAAAGACAGTTTGAAATATTTAGTAGTTTCTGGTGTCTTTTTTGAGGAATTAGGATTTAAATATTTAGGTCCTATCGATGGTCACGACTTCGAAGCGCTTGAAACAACATTATCTTATGCTAAAAAAGTAAAAGGCCCAGTTCTTGTTCATGTTATTACGAAAAAAGGGAAAGGCTATAAACCAGCGGAAGATGATACAATCGGTAACTGGCACGGAACAGGTCCATATAAAATGGAGACTGGTGCATTTGTAAAGTCCGAGACAAAAGGTCCTGCTTGGAGTAGTTTAATCGCTGAAACTGTTCGTAAAATTGCCCATGAGGATGAACGTGTTGTTACAATCACACCTGCAATGCCTGTTGGCTCAAAATTACAGGGCATTCAAAAAGATTTTCCGAAACGCTTTTTTGACGTGGGGATCGCTGAGCAGCATGCTGCTACAATGGCGGCAGGTCTAGCTACTCAAAAGATGAAGCCGTTTTTAGCTATTTACTCAACATTTTTACAACGTGCTTATGACCAAGTCCTTCATGACATTGCGCGTCCCAATTTAAATGTTTTTATCGGGATTGACCGTGCTGGTTTAGTTGGTGCAGATGGCGAAACACATCAAGGCGTCTTTGATATTGCATTCCTTCGTCATATTCCAAACATGGCGATTATGATGCCAAAGGATGAAAATGAAGGTCAGCATATGGTGAAAACAGCCATTGATTATAATGGCGGTCCGATTGCCCTTCGTTATCCACGCGGAAATGGGATAGGTGTCCCGCTTGATGATGAGCTGATGGCTTTACCAATTGGTAGCTGGGAAGTATTACGTGAGGGGAAAGATGCTACCATATTAACATTTGGTACAACTATTCCTATGGCCATGGAAGCGGCACTTATGCTAGCTCAACAGGGCATAGAAATCGAAGTAGTAAATGCACGTTTTATTAAGCCGATGGATGAGGATATGCTGCATCGCATATTTACTAGCAATAAGCCAGTGTTAACGATTGAAGAGGCAGTATTACGAGGTGGCTTTGGTAGTGGCGTATTAGAATTTGCCCATGACCATAGTTATTTAAATGCAATAATCGATCGTATGGGCATACCTGATCAATTTATTGAGCATGGAAATGTCGATCAACTGCTTGAAGAAATTCATATGACAGCAGAAGATACAGTGGCACGCATGCAAGTGTTACTACAACAAAAACAGCAAGTAGGTTTAAATAAATAA
- a CDS encoding TlyA family RNA methyltransferase, producing MTKQPKERVDILLVERGLCETREKAKRSIMAGLVFSNEIRIDKAGEKITIDAPLQVKGSDLKYVSRGGLKLEKALQIFDMSVEGKLMLDIGSSTGGFTDCALQNGARHCYALDVGSNQLAWKIRSDERVTVMEKTNFRYTTAADLTEGLPEFATIDVSFISLSLILPVLKTVLMPGGDVMALVKPQFEAGKENVGKKGIVRDKKVHLDVLEKTAAMATEVGFVVKDASYSPITGGEGNIEFLFHLVNPIADEVIQPYTAFNALVEEAHSALK from the coding sequence ATGACAAAACAACCGAAAGAACGTGTAGACATTTTACTTGTTGAGCGTGGACTATGTGAAACACGGGAGAAGGCAAAACGATCCATTATGGCAGGTCTTGTCTTTTCCAACGAGATACGCATCGACAAAGCAGGAGAAAAAATCACCATAGATGCTCCGCTACAAGTAAAAGGTTCGGATTTAAAATATGTGAGCCGTGGAGGCTTAAAGTTAGAAAAAGCTTTACAAATTTTTGATATGTCTGTAGAAGGAAAGCTGATGCTTGACATCGGCTCTTCTACAGGTGGATTTACCGACTGTGCCTTACAGAATGGTGCTAGACATTGTTATGCTCTAGACGTTGGTTCCAATCAGTTAGCGTGGAAAATTCGCTCAGATGAACGTGTAACCGTTATGGAAAAAACAAATTTCCGTTACACAACAGCTGCTGATTTAACTGAGGGCTTACCAGAGTTTGCCACTATAGATGTCAGCTTCATCTCTTTATCATTGATTTTACCAGTACTAAAAACGGTATTAATGCCTGGCGGCGATGTCATGGCTTTAGTAAAACCGCAATTTGAAGCAGGTAAAGAAAATGTAGGTAAAAAAGGCATTGTCCGTGATAAAAAGGTACATCTCGATGTTTTAGAAAAAACAGCTGCTATGGCAACAGAAGTTGGCTTTGTGGTAAAAGATGCTTCTTATTCTCCAATTACAGGTGGGGAAGGAAACATTGAATTTTTATTCCATCTAGTGAATCCAATTGCTGATGAGGTTATCCAGCCATATACAGCTTTTAATGCACTCGTCGAAGAAGCGCATAGTGCACTAAAATAA
- the ahrC gene encoding transcriptional regulator AhrC/ArgR, with amino-acid sequence MNKGQRHIRIRDIIANHEIETQDDLVDFLKDAGYNVTQATVSRDIKELHLVKVPLQDGRYKYSLPADQRFNPVQKLHRALADAFVSIDGASHFLVMKALPGNANAIASLLDHLDWPEILGTISGDDTILIICRDEGERENTKNRLLDML; translated from the coding sequence ATGAATAAAGGACAAAGACATATACGAATTCGAGATATTATTGCGAATCATGAAATCGAAACACAAGATGATTTAGTCGATTTTTTAAAGGATGCAGGCTATAATGTGACACAAGCAACCGTATCAAGAGATATTAAAGAATTGCATTTAGTGAAAGTGCCATTGCAGGATGGACGTTATAAATATAGCTTACCCGCAGACCAACGATTCAATCCTGTACAAAAATTACATCGTGCGCTAGCTGATGCTTTTGTGAGTATTGACGGTGCATCACATTTTCTAGTCATGAAAGCACTTCCTGGTAACGCGAATGCAATTGCTTCATTACTTGATCATTTAGATTGGCCAGAAATTTTAGGTACCATTTCTGGAGACGATACAATTTTGATTATTTGTCGTGATGAAGGTGAACGTGAAAATACAAAAAATCGCTTATTGGACATGCTATAA